The genomic stretch GAATCCCCCTGTCGAATGGCCTGTTCTCCCCGGTCGAAATAGGCGGTTCAATTCCTTCCCTTAGAACCGTACTTGAGAGTTTCCTACCTCATACGGCTCGGCAGTCAATTCTTTTGGTGTCCCATTTTTTTACCCTACCATATATCCAATTGAATGAGATTTCTCATAGATCTATCGATTTGTCTCGGGTTAACCAAAAGGGGTTAATTACATGAGTTTCAAACTCTAATTTGGATTAAATTAATAATAAGTTTTATCTTTTCTCCCACCTTCAGAAAAATAAAGCATAGGCATTTCGGGGCTGTCGTCCGTTAGATTTTTCTGAAAGGTAACTATCTCGGTTTCATATCATATAGAAATTTATATAGAATCCTTGAAAAAGACTTCTTCCTCATAAAAAAGACTTACTGTCTTTGGGATCTGATGCTACACCGCTGCTCAATAACTTAGGGGATCGGCTCTATTACATAAGTCGATTCCTAATTTTTATCTCATATCATGACATAAATAAGCAGTTCTTATTTATTGTATCGGCTCAAAACCTCGCTAATTGATCTTTACGGCGCTTCCTCTATCAATTAGATCTTTATCCATAGAATAAAGTATCTAGGCATATATATTTCTTCATATTTCGACTTCTATGAAGTTTCTTTTTTTGTTACAGCTGATAAAAATCGTTTTTTGGACGATGCAATATGTAGAAAGCCTATTTTTTTTCTAGTATTTTATTTACTAGCGTGTTTATTTACTAGCGTATTTATTTACTAGCGTATTTGCTCTTTCTTTCCTTTTTTTATTTCTATAGTGGAGATAGTCGCACGTAATGACAGATCACAGCCATATTATTAAAAGCTTGTGGTAAGAACGGGTTTCGTTCTAGTGCTCGAAAATAATATTCTAAAGCTTTTGTATGCTCTCCATTACTTGTGTGGATAAGGCCTATGTTATATAGTATATAACTTCGATCATAGGGATCAATTTCTAGTCGCATAGCTTCATAATAATTCTGTAAGGCCTCCGCATAATTTCCTTCGGATTGAGCCGACATCCGTTACGGTCGTCATTCGATTCAAAGAATTCTCCGTTCCAAAACCGTACATGAGATTTTCACCTCATACGGCTCCTCCTTTATGTGCATAATGAGAATAATCCATGGAATTAAAAAAAAGGTCGAAATATTGTCATTATGAACTGAGCGGGGCTAATGTTTTTACAAGAAATCTCTAGCCAACCCTCTTGCAAAAGATCTTTTCTTACCATCAAGCGTGTTCGTACTAGATAAAAAAGTAAACTCCAACAATTTCTTTGTTCTCAACGCTCCTTAATTTCCAGGAATTAGTCACTTCAACAATCTTCGATGGTTATATGGGTATCCAAAGTACGAACAAGATGGATGTTTGTTGTCCCAACCATTTCTCTTAGTTCCGATCCCGATAAAGAAAGGGAATCATTAATAACAAAGTTTTCGTGTTG from Gossypium raimondii chloroplast, complete genome encodes the following:
- the ycf3 gene encoding photosystem I assembly protein Ycf3, whose protein sequence is MPRSQINGNFIDKTFSIVANILLRIIPTTSGEKEAFTYYRDGMSAQSEGNYAEALQNYYEAMRLEIDPYDRSYILYNIGLIHTSNGEHTKALEYYFRALERNPFLPQAFNNMAVICHYRGEQAIRQGDSEIAEAWFDQAAEYWKQAIALTPGNYIEAQNWLKITRRFE